The following are encoded together in the Roseivirga misakiensis genome:
- a CDS encoding CcmD family protein, producing the protein MKKVILALFLAFSMPAFAQDISELKTGEKYEIKDDDYTNKDVDMADKMRENGKIYVVVGVITIIFIGITAYAISIDRKLSKIEKEVFKEKVNS; encoded by the coding sequence ATGAAGAAAGTAATATTAGCGCTGTTTTTGGCATTTAGCATGCCTGCTTTTGCTCAAGACATCAGTGAACTGAAAACAGGCGAGAAGTATGAAATTAAGGATGACGACTACACGAACAAGGATGTAGATATGGCTGACAAAATGCGCGAAAATGGAAAAATCTATGTCGTGGTTGGTGTCATTACGATCATCTTTATTGGCATTACTGCTTATGCCATTTCAATAGACCGAAAACTATCCAAAATTGAGAAGGAGGTTTTCAAGGAAAAGGTTAATTCTTAG
- a CDS encoding cytochrome c maturation protein CcmE domain-containing protein has translation MKKSSLIGIVVIAIAIAVIISTSSSASSYVTFDEAYALSENGKSSSIHVVGELKKNSAGEIIGVRPSQDRLSVEFILVDDNQKEQSVFLNSPMPSDLLESDKVVVIGAYRNNQFMADKVLLKCPSKYEETSL, from the coding sequence ATGAAAAAGTCTAGTCTAATTGGTATCGTTGTCATAGCCATTGCTATAGCGGTAATCATCTCAACCTCTAGTAGTGCAAGTTCATATGTGACCTTCGACGAGGCCTATGCACTCTCTGAAAATGGAAAGTCAAGCTCAATTCATGTGGTAGGTGAACTTAAAAAGAATAGTGCGGGAGAAATTATTGGCGTAAGACCTAGCCAGGACCGATTGTCGGTGGAGTTTATTCTTGTAGATGACAATCAAAAAGAACAATCCGTATTCCTGAATAGCCCAATGCCTTCGGACTTGTTGGAATCTGATAAAGTAGTTGTGATTGGTGCTTATAGAAACAACCAATTCATGGCGGATAAGGTATTGCTTAAATGCCCGTCCAAATACGAAGAAACATCACTCTAG
- the ccsA gene encoding cytochrome c biogenesis protein CcsA translates to MNPEPQTLHLGIGNAGHLFVIISFISSILASFAYGKAAVNNEIGKAPWVSFGRKVFIAHGLAVIATVVVLFLIIYNHYFEYHYAWSHSSVNLAVHYMIACFWEGQEGSFLIWTLWNALLGFVLIGTNKKWEAPVMTIFSLVQAFLTSMILGVVFGDFKLGSSPFILMRDVMPDIEFLINPNFVPEDGTGLNPLLQNYWMVIHPPLTFLGFALTLVPFSFCLAGLWRRDFTDWIRPALPWTILGGVVLGTAIIMGAYWAYETLNFGGYWNWDPVENAVYVPWLVLIASMHTMIVYKKSETALKTSIVLVISTFLLILYATFLTRSGILGNTSVHSFTDLGLSGQLLIYMFFFIIGSIALSIIRWKEIPTSEKEATTYSREFWIFIGALTLCLMSFQVIVPTSFPVINKIVEGLGGISSLAPPANQIEFYSQWQLWFAVGIAILSGTGQFFYWRKMDREKLKAAMAAPILISLILSAAIFTIQKIFEPTYILLLVASTYSVVSNGKILLGLLKSKSYKLTGGSVAHIGIAMMLIGIMFSEGYSRIISQNTTQISDDLTEKDNSENIILFLNDPKVRAGYQLLYKNEGMRSEDVPGYINKSLLRDTQDPHYKVAVKPIVVDGKTYAQPEDTLYFRTPENTYHEIEFTSLESGKKFTRFPRIQKNETMGRPVQSPSIEKQWNRDLYTFVQLQNDFEEEYTEWSEKEIIRLDSIGQRFFINDYVAEYQGFERIPRIRFADLGPNDIAVRANIVVFAENGIQHLIQPIFAIVNYDIDPGRPFELNQEIAARVRFENINPDDDTIEIAVQTTQKDWVIVQIVEKPHINILWIGTIIMIIGFIIATRRRYVEFIKMRDKGMA, encoded by the coding sequence TTGAATCCGGAACCTCAAACCTTACATCTTGGAATAGGAAACGCAGGTCACCTCTTTGTGATTATTTCCTTTATCTCTTCAATCCTAGCCTCATTTGCCTACGGCAAGGCCGCTGTAAATAATGAAATCGGCAAAGCACCTTGGGTCAGTTTCGGTAGAAAAGTATTTATAGCGCATGGGTTGGCCGTAATCGCTACGGTAGTTGTGCTGTTTCTGATTATATACAATCACTATTTCGAGTACCACTACGCTTGGAGTCACTCTTCCGTAAACCTAGCGGTTCATTACATGATAGCGTGTTTTTGGGAAGGACAGGAAGGAAGTTTCTTGATTTGGACACTCTGGAATGCACTTTTAGGCTTTGTTCTAATCGGAACGAATAAAAAATGGGAGGCACCAGTGATGACGATTTTCTCGTTAGTTCAGGCCTTTCTAACGTCTATGATTTTAGGCGTTGTCTTTGGAGATTTTAAACTGGGTAGTTCGCCTTTCATATTAATGAGAGATGTAATGCCGGATATTGAGTTTCTCATTAACCCGAATTTCGTACCAGAAGACGGCACAGGTCTAAATCCACTTTTACAGAACTATTGGATGGTTATCCATCCACCACTCACATTCCTTGGCTTTGCGCTTACCTTAGTACCATTCTCGTTTTGTTTGGCTGGCCTTTGGCGAAGGGATTTCACTGATTGGATCAGGCCTGCTTTACCTTGGACAATCCTTGGTGGTGTGGTGCTCGGTACGGCAATAATCATGGGTGCTTATTGGGCTTATGAAACGCTAAATTTTGGCGGTTATTGGAACTGGGACCCTGTGGAAAATGCCGTTTATGTGCCATGGCTCGTCTTAATTGCGAGTATGCACACTATGATCGTGTACAAGAAAAGTGAAACAGCACTAAAGACATCTATAGTGCTGGTAATTTCGACTTTCTTGTTGATTCTATATGCTACCTTCCTCACCCGAAGTGGTATCTTAGGCAATACTTCAGTTCACTCCTTCACCGATCTCGGTTTGTCTGGACAGTTACTCATTTATATGTTCTTCTTCATCATCGGGAGTATAGCATTATCGATTATTAGATGGAAAGAGATTCCGACTTCGGAAAAAGAAGCAACCACTTACTCAAGAGAGTTTTGGATTTTCATTGGTGCACTCACACTCTGTTTGATGTCTTTTCAGGTTATTGTACCAACGTCGTTCCCAGTGATCAATAAAATCGTTGAAGGCCTTGGGGGAATATCCTCATTAGCACCACCAGCCAATCAAATCGAGTTTTATTCTCAATGGCAACTTTGGTTTGCAGTGGGTATAGCGATCCTTTCGGGTACGGGTCAATTTTTCTATTGGAGGAAGATGGATCGAGAAAAGCTAAAAGCGGCTATGGCTGCGCCAATACTGATATCACTAATACTTTCAGCGGCAATTTTTACAATCCAAAAAATATTCGAACCGACTTACATTTTACTATTAGTGGCAAGTACCTATTCGGTTGTTTCCAACGGTAAAATATTACTTGGCCTACTTAAAAGTAAAAGCTATAAGCTAACTGGGGGTTCTGTAGCACACATTGGTATAGCAATGATGCTCATCGGCATTATGTTTTCTGAAGGTTATTCGAGAATTATTTCTCAAAACACCACTCAGATTTCAGATGACCTAACGGAAAAAGACAATAGCGAAAACATCATCCTTTTTCTAAACGATCCTAAAGTGAGGGCTGGTTATCAATTGCTCTACAAGAACGAAGGGATGCGTTCAGAAGATGTCCCAGGTTATATCAACAAATCTCTTCTTAGAGATACTCAAGATCCACACTATAAAGTAGCCGTCAAGCCAATTGTAGTGGATGGAAAGACTTACGCTCAACCTGAAGACACTTTATACTTCAGAACGCCAGAAAACACTTATCATGAAATAGAATTTACTTCATTAGAATCTGGCAAGAAATTCACGCGTTTTCCGAGAATTCAAAAAAATGAGACTATGGGAAGGCCAGTGCAATCTCCTTCCATCGAAAAGCAATGGAATAGAGATTTATATACTTTCGTTCAACTTCAAAATGATTTCGAAGAAGAATATACAGAATGGAGTGAAAAAGAAATTATTCGTTTAGACTCTATCGGTCAGCGCTTTTTTATCAATGATTATGTAGCAGAGTACCAAGGTTTCGAAAGAATCCCAAGAATAAGGTTTGCCGACCTTGGGCCTAACGATATTGCGGTTAGAGCCAATATTGTGGTATTTGCCGAAAATGGAATCCAGCACCTAATTCAGCCCATATTTGCTATTGTAAACTACGACATTGATCCAGGTAGACCTTTTGAGCTCAATCAAGAAATTGCAGCACGTGTCCGCTTCGAAAACATCAATCCAGATGACGATACCATTGAAATTGCTGTTCAGACCACCCAGAAAGATTGGGTTATCGTTCAAATTGTAGAAAAACCACATATCAATATATTGTGGATAGGTACTATCATCATGATCATCGGTTTTATCATCGCCACTCGCCGACGCTATGTAGAGTTTATAAAGATGCGTGATAAAGGAATGGCCTAG
- a CDS encoding aminotransferase class V-fold PLP-dependent enzyme — protein MNNRRSFIRKSFLTAGTLSLSTLFKKSLAEDIADAFQSLQQLDPAAAAQDEDLWARIQQAYTTSTSIINLNNGGVSPQPKVVQDAANRYYTYANEAPSYYMWRILDQGREPLRAKLAALGGVSPDEIAINRNTTEAINTVIFGLDLKAGDEVVLTKYDYPNMINAWKQRERRDGIVLKWLDFDMPINTDEEVIQQFTAAISPRTKVFHITHMINWTGHIMPVKELCDIAKKNEILSVVDGAHTFGHLDFKISDLNCDFFGTSLHKWLCAPFGTGLLYIRKEKIKEVWPLLASPEDQQENIRKFENIGTRSFAIEQAIGSAIDFHLAIGPARKEARLKYLKQFWVDQVKDVDKVKFYTSTNPQFSGALFNFGIDGMDASPVHNSLFRTHKIHTSPIKWEKVNGPRITPHVYTKKYDLERLVEAINIVAKQ, from the coding sequence ATGAACAATCGACGATCTTTTATTCGTAAATCGTTCCTGACGGCAGGGACGCTTTCTTTAAGCACCCTTTTTAAAAAGTCTCTTGCGGAGGATATTGCCGATGCCTTCCAAAGTCTTCAACAACTAGACCCTGCTGCCGCAGCACAAGACGAAGATTTATGGGCAAGAATACAGCAAGCTTACACTACTTCCACTTCGATCATTAACCTAAATAATGGCGGTGTGAGCCCTCAACCTAAAGTTGTACAAGATGCCGCTAATCGGTACTATACCTATGCCAATGAAGCTCCGTCCTATTATATGTGGAGAATTCTAGACCAAGGTAGAGAACCGTTGCGCGCCAAACTTGCTGCGCTAGGCGGTGTTAGTCCAGATGAAATTGCCATCAACAGAAATACGACTGAAGCTATTAATACTGTAATCTTCGGCTTGGACTTAAAAGCTGGTGATGAGGTAGTTCTAACCAAATACGATTATCCTAATATGATTAATGCTTGGAAGCAGCGGGAGCGACGAGACGGTATTGTACTCAAATGGTTGGACTTTGACATGCCTATTAATACGGATGAAGAGGTCATCCAACAATTTACCGCAGCCATAAGTCCTAGGACCAAAGTATTTCATATCACACACATGATCAATTGGACTGGACACATTATGCCGGTAAAGGAACTCTGCGACATAGCAAAGAAGAATGAAATTCTGTCCGTGGTAGATGGTGCTCATACTTTTGGTCACTTAGATTTTAAAATTTCCGACCTCAATTGTGACTTCTTTGGCACCAGTTTACACAAATGGCTCTGCGCTCCCTTTGGTACTGGCTTATTATATATAAGGAAGGAAAAGATCAAAGAGGTATGGCCGCTACTGGCTTCACCAGAAGATCAGCAAGAAAACATTAGAAAATTTGAAAATATCGGTACTCGATCGTTTGCTATAGAACAAGCAATTGGATCGGCTATAGACTTCCATCTTGCTATTGGGCCAGCCAGAAAAGAGGCTCGACTAAAGTATCTAAAGCAATTCTGGGTAGATCAGGTTAAGGATGTAGATAAAGTTAAATTCTATACCAGTACCAATCCCCAGTTTAGCGGAGCACTATTTAACTTTGGTATTGATGGCATGGATGCTAGCCCAGTGCATAATTCACTATTTAGAACCCATAAAATACATACCAGTCCTATAAAATGGGAAAAGGTAAATGGCCCAAGAATTACTCCACATGTCTATACTAAAAAGTATGACTTGGAAAGGTTGGTGGAAGCCATTAATATAGTTGCAAAGCAATAG
- a CDS encoding Rossmann-like and DUF2520 domain-containing protein: MGHKIAILGTGNVAWHFARVLENAGHVITHVFNREIEKAEKFALDFFNASTGNSTDMSQVDASLFILAISDDAIEEIAQTLVLPHGSMLIHTSGSIPLSALGYAQTQNIGVLYPVQTLSKGQPIDFSKVPLCIEGESQETLNTLEEIASGMSETVYPLSSHQRKVIHLAAVFACNFANHMFSISKKILESNQMTFELLQPLIVETLNKSLDIGPENAQTGPAKRGDLETLDQQFNALSNDAELAEIYKLVSQHIMDTYAD; the protein is encoded by the coding sequence ATGGGACATAAAATTGCCATTCTTGGAACAGGAAATGTCGCTTGGCATTTTGCCAGAGTTTTAGAAAATGCGGGTCATGTGATTACGCATGTATTTAACCGAGAAATAGAGAAAGCGGAAAAGTTTGCCCTAGATTTTTTTAATGCATCCACCGGCAACTCCACTGATATGAGTCAAGTGGATGCCTCACTTTTCATTTTAGCCATTAGCGACGATGCCATTGAAGAGATTGCTCAGACATTGGTACTTCCCCACGGAAGCATGTTAATTCACACATCTGGTAGTATACCACTGAGTGCCCTCGGCTATGCCCAAACGCAGAATATCGGCGTGTTATATCCTGTTCAAACTTTGAGCAAAGGTCAACCAATTGATTTTAGTAAAGTCCCACTTTGTATAGAAGGAGAATCTCAGGAAACGCTCAATACCTTAGAGGAGATAGCCAGTGGTATGAGCGAAACAGTTTACCCCTTGTCCAGTCATCAGAGAAAAGTCATTCATTTGGCGGCAGTTTTTGCCTGCAATTTCGCTAATCACATGTTTAGCATTTCCAAAAAGATATTGGAATCGAATCAAATGACATTTGAACTGTTGCAACCTCTAATAGTAGAGACGCTGAATAAATCGCTGGATATAGGACCAGAAAATGCCCAAACGGGACCAGCTAAACGAGGCGACTTAGAAACGCTAGACCAGCAATTTAACGCATTGTCTAACGACGCAGAACTTGCCGAAATCTACAAATTGGTCTCACAGCATATTATGGATACCTACGCAGATTAA
- a CDS encoding geranylgeranylglycerol-phosphate geranylgeranyltransferase translates to MQAQPRQKRSFIFNYLKLVRGLNLFMVALTQYLTAIFLIGDPDGWLQVLTNKGFFLLVSSTVMITGAGYLINDYYDVKIDLVNKPGRVIVGKNLKRRWVIVGHTFLNLASIAIGFYLSITIGIINFMAAFLLWLYSNRLKRHPFIGNFVVAVLTGTTLFLVSEYYGEKQYLILCYAIFAGFITLIREIIKDLEDMKGDERYGCKTLPIVLGVSKTKNIIYGIAAIFLTTVFLMISHISMILPITLSVALIFLIFGVIKADTIKAYNRLSNLCKLIMLLGVISMIWI, encoded by the coding sequence ATGCAAGCGCAGCCACGCCAAAAAAGATCATTTATTTTCAACTACCTAAAACTGGTTAGGGGTTTGAACCTATTCATGGTGGCTTTGACGCAGTATTTAACAGCGATTTTCTTAATCGGAGATCCTGATGGGTGGCTTCAAGTATTAACTAATAAGGGGTTCTTTTTGCTTGTATCAAGCACCGTTATGATCACAGGGGCTGGCTATCTCATTAATGATTATTACGATGTTAAAATTGATCTAGTTAATAAGCCGGGTCGTGTGATCGTTGGTAAAAATCTAAAAAGAAGATGGGTGATCGTCGGGCATACTTTTTTGAACCTAGCCTCGATTGCGATCGGTTTTTACCTATCCATTACCATTGGCATCATTAATTTCATGGCCGCCTTTCTCTTGTGGCTTTACTCAAACCGATTGAAGCGGCATCCATTCATTGGCAATTTTGTAGTAGCTGTACTCACGGGGACTACCCTTTTCCTGGTGAGCGAATACTATGGTGAAAAACAATATCTCATCTTGTGCTATGCCATTTTTGCAGGCTTCATTACCCTAATCCGAGAAATCATCAAAGACTTGGAAGACATGAAAGGTGATGAACGATATGGTTGTAAAACACTACCAATAGTCTTAGGAGTATCAAAAACAAAGAATATCATTTATGGTATAGCTGCTATTTTCCTAACGACTGTTTTTCTTATGATCAGTCATATTTCCATGATTTTACCCATCACCCTGTCCGTTGCACTTATTTTTCTGATCTTTGGGGTTATTAAAGCAGACACCATCAAAGCCTATAACCGCTTGAGCAACTTGTGTAAGCTAATAATGCTTTTAGGGGTGATCAGCATGATCTGGATATGA
- the purN gene encoding phosphoribosylglycinamide formyltransferase, protein MTKKRISIFASGGGSNALKFFEYFENDQDIEIVSVFTNNKSAGVIEKAERFSIPHNVYNRNYWETGEVIIDHLKDQKVDYIVLAGFMLLIPSELIRAFSNRIFNIHPALLPKFGGKGMYGMNVHRAVKEAKESESGITIHFVNEHYDEGEIISQVSCPIALSDSPEEIAQKVLRVEHENYPKVIAEVVRKSI, encoded by the coding sequence ATGACAAAGAAGAGAATTTCAATCTTCGCATCGGGCGGAGGATCAAATGCATTAAAGTTTTTCGAGTACTTTGAAAATGACCAAGACATAGAAATTGTCTCAGTTTTCACGAATAATAAATCCGCTGGTGTCATAGAAAAAGCGGAACGTTTTTCAATCCCCCATAATGTATATAATCGGAATTATTGGGAAACGGGTGAAGTCATTATTGATCATTTAAAGGACCAAAAGGTAGACTACATTGTACTTGCGGGTTTTATGCTACTCATCCCCTCAGAACTTATTAGAGCCTTCAGCAACCGAATATTTAACATACACCCTGCCCTTTTGCCCAAGTTTGGGGGCAAAGGTATGTATGGCATGAATGTGCATAGAGCAGTGAAAGAAGCCAAAGAAAGTGAATCAGGCATAACGATTCATTTTGTGAATGAACACTACGATGAAGGCGAAATAATTAGTCAAGTATCATGTCCGATCGCACTATCAGATTCACCAGAAGAAATTGCTCAGAAAGTGCTACGCGTGGAACATGAAAATTATCCAAAAGTGATTGCAGAAGTAGTTCGGAAATCCATATAA